In Paraburkholderia terrae, the DNA window GGGCGACCATGCCGTGCGTCTCGACACGCCGATGCCCGTCGATCGCATTCCCGGTTTCAGCGAAGGCGTTGTCTCCGTGCAGGACGCCGGTGCGCAACTGGCCGCGCAGTTGCTCGGCGTGCGCGACGGCATGCGCGTGCTGGATGCATGCGCGGCACCTGGCGGCAAGACGGGCCATCTGCTCGAACTCGCCGATATCGATCTGATCGCGCTCGAAAGCGACGCGACGCGCGCACGACGCATCGGCGAAAACCTGCAGCGTTTGGGTTTGGACGCGCATGTGCGGGTCGGTGATGCGGGCAATCCCGCGCAATGGCACCACGCCGCCGATCAACCCTTCGATCGCATTCTCGCCGACGTGCCCTGCTCGGCTTCGGGCATCGTGCGCCGTCATCCGGACATTCGCTGGCTGCGCCGCGCGTCGGACATTCCCGCGCTCGTCGAAGAACAGCGCCGCATTCTCGAAGCGCTGTGGCCGCTTGTCAAAACGGGCGGCGAGTTGTTGTACGTTACCTGCTCGATCTTTCCCGAAGAAGGCGAGTTGCAGGCTCAGTGGTTTGGAAACCAGCACGCGGATGCGGTACGATTGGACGCGCCGGGGCAACTGCTCCCAGCAGTCGCCCGCGCGCCCGCCGACGTATCGGCTGGCTCCCGCGCCGGACAAAGCACTGGTTCGAGCTTAGACCACGACGGATTCTTCTACGCGCGCTTTCAGAAACGGTGATCATCAAACGCTTTCTTCCGCTTCGGCTCGTGGCCGCGCTCTGGATTGCGCTGGCCCTTTGCCTCACGGCAGCCGGGCCGGCGCGAGCCGAATCGATCGCCGTGCAGCGTGCGTCTCTGCAATCCGACGGCAGCGGCTGGAGCCTCGATGCGCGTTTCGAGTTCGAGTTGAACAGCAATCTCGAAGACGCCGTCAACAAAGGCATACCGGTTTACTTCACGACGGACTTCGAACTGAGCCGACCACGCTGGTACTGGTTCGACGAACAGCCGGTGAGCGTCTCGCAAAGCATCCGGCTTTCTTTCCAGCCGCTCACGCGCGAGTACCGTGTATCGACGGGCGGTCTGCAGCTCGGCTTCGCGTCGCTGAACGAGGCGCTGTCCGTGATCAAGCATGTCACGTCATGGCATGTGATCGATCGCAATCAGGTTCATCCGGGAGAAACGTACACTGCATCGGTGCGCATGCAGCTCGATATCGCATTGATGCCCAAGCCGTTCCAGATCGACGCGGTCAACAACCGCGACTGGAACCTCGCTTCCGACTGGAAGCGCTTTACCTTCACGGTGACCGAACGTGCTAAATAAAGTACGCCGCGCCACCAGTGTCGGCAGCCTCGTCCTGCGGGTGCTGGTGTCGACGGTGGCCGTCACGGCCGTCCTGCTGCTCGTGCTGCTCGCAACCGCGAGTGCGAATACTGAGTTCTTCGATCGCTACTACGGCTGGCTCTACGCGGCCAACGTGGTTGTCGCGCTGATCTTCATGCTGATCGTCGCGGTGCTCGTCGTCATCATCGTCACGCGATTGCGCAAGGGCAAGTTCGGCACGCGGCTGCTGGCGAAGCTCGCGTTCTTCTTCGCGCTGGTCGGCGTCGTGCCGGGCGGCATCATCTACATCGTGTCGTATCAGTTCGTGTCGCGCAGTATCGAGTCGTGGTTCGATGTGAATGTCGAAACCGCGTTGACCTCCGGGCTGAATCTCGGACGCGGCATGCTCGACGCGTCGCTGTCCGATCTGCAAACCAAAGGCCGCCTGATGGCCGAGCAGCTCGCGAGCGCGGATTCCGCCGGCACGACGCTCACGCTGTTGCGTTTGCGCGATCAGTTCGGCGTGCAGGATGCGACGATCGTCGAGCCGTCGCGCAGTATGTCGGGCCCGACGCCTGAGATGCACGTGGTCGCGCAGGCGACCAGCAATTACGCGTCGCTGGTGCCGAGCGATCTGCCCACGCCGATCATGATCGAGCAGGCGCGTGGCCGCGGCTTTGCGTCGATCGAAGGCGAAGTGGATGGCGATCCGAAGGCGCGCGGCGCGAAGGGCGCATTGCGTCTGCGTATCGTGCAGCGCATTCCCGATGCCAACGCCTCGCAGTTGCAGCCGACCGAGCGCTTCCTGCAACTCACGCAGCCCGTGTCGCAATCATTGGCGCGCAACGCGGATGCCGTGCAGCGCGCGTATCGCGAATATCAGGAGAAAGCGATCGGGCGCACGGGCTTGCGCAAGATGTATATCGGCACGCTGACGCTCGCGCTGTTCCTCGCGACCTTCATCGCGATGATGCTGGCGCTCGCACTCGGCAATCAGCTCGCGCGGCCGCTGTTCCTGCTCGCGCAGGGCACGAAGGAAGTGACGGAAGGCGACTACACGCCAAAGCGCGAGATCAAGTCGCGCGATGAGCTCGGCTTCCTCACGCAGTCGTTCAACGCGATGACACGGCAGTTGTCTGAAGCACGCGCAGCCGTCGAAGCGAACCGCGTTGCGCTCGAACATTCGAAGGCGTACCTCGAAAGCATTCTTGCGAACCTGACAGCGGGCGTGTTCGTGTTCGACCGGCAGTTCCGCCTGACCACGGCCAATCGCGGCGCGGAACGTATCTTCGGTCAGCCGTTCGCGTCGCTGTTCGGTTCGTCGCTGGATCGCATCAGCGTGTTGAGCGAATTCGGCGCGATGGTGCGCAAGGCGTTCGCGGATCTCGAAGCGGCAGGTGGCGGCGATCAGGACGACACCGGACACTGGCAGCAGCAGATGTCGCTGCAGGTTCCGGGCGAATCCGATCCGCTGACGCTGCTCGTGCGCGGCGCGCGGCTGGTGTCGGCGGCGGGCAGCGACAGTGACGATGAAGAGACGTCCGGCTACGTTGTCGTGTTCGACGATATTTCCGACGTGATCTCCGCGCAGCGTTCGATCGCATGGGGCGAAGTCGCGCGGCG includes these proteins:
- a CDS encoding sensor histidine kinase, with protein sequence MLNKVRRATSVGSLVLRVLVSTVAVTAVLLLVLLATASANTEFFDRYYGWLYAANVVVALIFMLIVAVLVVIIVTRLRKGKFGTRLLAKLAFFFALVGVVPGGIIYIVSYQFVSRSIESWFDVNVETALTSGLNLGRGMLDASLSDLQTKGRLMAEQLASADSAGTTLTLLRLRDQFGVQDATIVEPSRSMSGPTPEMHVVAQATSNYASLVPSDLPTPIMIEQARGRGFASIEGEVDGDPKARGAKGALRLRIVQRIPDANASQLQPTERFLQLTQPVSQSLARNADAVQRAYREYQEKAIGRTGLRKMYIGTLTLALFLATFIAMMLALALGNQLARPLFLLAQGTKEVTEGDYTPKREIKSRDELGFLTQSFNAMTRQLSEARAAVEANRVALEHSKAYLESILANLTAGVFVFDRQFRLTTANRGAERIFGQPFASLFGSSLDRISVLSEFGAMVRKAFADLEAAGGGDQDDTGHWQQQMSLQVPGESDPLTLLVRGARLVSAAGSDSDDEETSGYVVVFDDISDVISAQRSIAWGEVARRLAHEIKNPLTPIQLSAERLQMKLTDKLSPSDADVLKRGATTIVNQVAAMKQMVDDFRDYARTPPAVLSNLQLNELVSEVLTLYGIEEGKTPIVVELADLPVIRGDATQLRQVIHNLLQNAQDAVADIGQPRVLLETRTVEYGDPDAEGKVSVAVRLTVSDNGPGFSARILTRAFEPYVTTKAKGTGLGLAMVKKIVDEHGARIDIRNRLKAGDVIEGAQISILFLQLADNKAAAPGSGPQAAHGSGGASQGKTKATVQTRAA
- the rsmB gene encoding 16S rRNA (cytosine(967)-C(5))-methyltransferase RsmB, whose translation is MTRKPSKPASPQRSRDSRLTALHLAPESLGFALDSAAQAIGAVRQGAALPAALQSIFMSLPESVATASRGAVQDIAYRTMRRLGTAEWLVAKLVRKAPPPHIAHVLACALALLADEESDAAYAPFTVVDQAVEAIGARREIAFAKGLVNAVLRNFLREREALLADAQNNAVAHWNYPVWWIDAVRNAWPDAWQDMLAAGNSQGPLTLRVNARRSTVDAYLQTLREHQTAATQVGDHAVRLDTPMPVDRIPGFSEGVVSVQDAGAQLAAQLLGVRDGMRVLDACAAPGGKTGHLLELADIDLIALESDATRARRIGENLQRLGLDAHVRVGDAGNPAQWHHAADQPFDRILADVPCSASGIVRRHPDIRWLRRASDIPALVEEQRRILEALWPLVKTGGELLYVTCSIFPEEGELQAQWFGNQHADAVRLDAPGQLLPAVARAPADVSAGSRAGQSTGSSLDHDGFFYARFQKR
- a CDS encoding DUF4390 domain-containing protein translates to MIIKRFLPLRLVAALWIALALCLTAAGPARAESIAVQRASLQSDGSGWSLDARFEFELNSNLEDAVNKGIPVYFTTDFELSRPRWYWFDEQPVSVSQSIRLSFQPLTREYRVSTGGLQLGFASLNEALSVIKHVTSWHVIDRNQVHPGETYTASVRMQLDIALMPKPFQIDAVNNRDWNLASDWKRFTFTVTERAK